A single window of Methylobacterium nodulans ORS 2060 DNA harbors:
- a CDS encoding helix-turn-helix domain-containing protein codes for MKRAQSSITPLAHRVEDAAGMVGVSTSMIWKLIREGKLRSSKIGRATVIPHGDLVALIGGSAVDAPPQT; via the coding sequence GTGAAGCGCGCGCAGTCATCCATCACGCCACTGGCCCATCGGGTTGAGGATGCGGCCGGCATGGTGGGGGTCAGCACTTCCATGATCTGGAAGCTGATCCGCGAGGGCAAGCTGCGCTCCAGCAAGATCGGCCGCGCAACCGTGATCCCTCACGGCGATCTGGTCGCGCTCATTGGCGGCTCGGCCGTGGATGCTCCGCCGCAGACATAG
- a CDS encoding tyrosine-type recombinase/integrase yields MVGRRWGEWWGAVGREVNKLSARRVQTLTEPGRHADGGGLYLVVDPAGGKRWVFLYRMAGRRREMGLGPVLSVPLARARELAAEARAQVAAGVDPIDARRAPPSDEPPPHRITFAEVAEVYMTDRERAWRNAAHRRQWRQTLEVQAASLWAMPVADVDTEAVLAVLRPIWHTKAETARRLRGRIERILDAARVAGHRGSENPARWKGHLDVLLPRAGKLQRGHHTALPYKEVPAFVAEIRQREAQTARALELLILTAARSGEIRGMTWAEVDLAGALWTVPKERMKAKRPHRVPLCARAVEILSKLHMESSDEDGLIFPSRNDTALSDMVFAALLRRAKHPDITAHGFRSSFRDWAADETDHPREVIEAALAHMVGDATERAYRRGDALTKRRRLMDDWGAYVCGGASTAEPPMSATRSP; encoded by the coding sequence ATGGTGGGGCGCCGATGGGGCGAATGGTGGGGTGCGGTGGGGCGGGAGGTCAACAAGCTCTCGGCGCGGCGTGTCCAGACGCTGACGGAGCCCGGTCGGCACGCGGACGGCGGCGGCCTCTATCTTGTCGTCGATCCGGCCGGCGGCAAGCGCTGGGTCTTTCTCTATCGGATGGCCGGCAGGCGCCGCGAGATGGGCCTCGGGCCTGTCCTGTCCGTGCCGCTCGCCCGCGCCCGCGAGCTCGCCGCTGAAGCCAGGGCACAGGTCGCTGCTGGGGTCGATCCAATCGACGCCCGGCGCGCCCCACCAAGCGATGAGCCGCCACCCCACCGGATCACATTCGCCGAGGTCGCCGAGGTCTACATGACCGATCGCGAGCGGGCGTGGCGCAACGCCGCGCACCGCCGGCAGTGGCGCCAGACGCTCGAGGTGCAGGCGGCATCGCTCTGGGCGATGCCGGTCGCGGATGTCGACACGGAAGCCGTGCTGGCGGTGCTGCGACCGATCTGGCACACCAAGGCCGAGACGGCGCGCCGGCTGCGCGGCCGGATCGAACGCATCCTGGATGCCGCCCGGGTGGCAGGGCACCGCGGGTCCGAGAACCCCGCCCGGTGGAAGGGACATCTCGACGTCCTGTTGCCGCGAGCCGGTAAGCTCCAGCGCGGGCATCACACCGCGCTCCCATATAAGGAAGTGCCGGCCTTTGTTGCCGAGATCCGCCAGCGCGAGGCGCAGACCGCGCGTGCGCTTGAGCTGCTGATCCTCACGGCGGCCCGGTCCGGCGAGATCCGCGGCATGACCTGGGCCGAGGTGGATCTGGCGGGCGCGCTCTGGACCGTGCCGAAGGAACGGATGAAGGCGAAGCGGCCGCATCGCGTGCCGCTCTGTGCCCGCGCTGTCGAGATCCTGTCCAAACTGCACATGGAGTCCTCGGACGAGGACGGCCTGATTTTCCCAAGCCGCAATGACACGGCGCTGTCCGACATGGTGTTCGCGGCCCTGCTACGCCGAGCCAAGCACCCTGACATCACCGCTCATGGCTTCCGGTCGTCATTCCGAGATTGGGCGGCGGATGAGACTGACCATCCGCGCGAGGTGATCGAAGCGGCCCTGGCGCACATGGTGGGAGACGCCACCGAACGGGCCTACCGCCGCGGCGACGCGCTCACGAAGCGCCGCCGGCTGATGGATGATTGGGGCGCCTATGTCTGCGGCGGAGCATCCACGGCCGAGCCGCCAATGAGCGCGACCAGATCGCCGTGA
- a CDS encoding response regulator, giving the protein MGNETESLPGERPVVLVVEDEALTIMDLSDVLEGAGFETLQSASAERAISLLESRPDIIALITDVELSGKTDGFDLARTAVQLRPGLPVVIVSGRAKPDPDRMPQEAQFVARPCRGDDILDVLRTVMGRG; this is encoded by the coding sequence GTGGGGAACGAGACCGAGAGCCTGCCGGGCGAGCGGCCCGTGGTGCTGGTGGTGGAGGACGAGGCCCTCACCATCATGGATCTGAGCGACGTGCTCGAAGGGGCCGGCTTCGAGACCCTGCAATCGGCCTCCGCCGAGCGGGCCATCAGCCTGCTGGAGAGCCGACCCGATATCATTGCGCTCATCACCGACGTCGAGTTGTCGGGCAAGACGGACGGGTTCGATCTCGCACGCACCGCGGTCCAGCTGCGCCCCGGGCTGCCGGTCGTGATCGTGTCCGGCCGCGCCAAGCCGGATCCCGACCGGATGCCGCAGGAGGCGCAGTTCGTCGCCCGGCCCTGCCGCGGGGACGATATCCTGGACGTGCTCAGGACCGTGATGGGGCGGGGGTGA
- the flhA gene encoding flagellar biosynthesis protein FlhA: protein MSEAKATGLEAMRAFAVPTRADLVGLTKRSDLVLAVAVMGILVVLIFPLPALLLDLLLAVSIILSVLILMTGLFIENPLEFTVFPTVLLIATMLRLALNLASTRLILGHGHEGTAAAGQVIEAFGHFVMGGNFLIGIIVFAILIIVNFVVITKGSGRIAEVAARFSLDAMPGKQMAIDADLSAGLIDEKTARARRQALEEESAFFGAMDGASKFVRGDAVAALLITAINVVGGIIIGTMQQGMGFSAAAKTYTLLTVGDGLVSQVPALIVSTAAGLLVSKAGVRGAADRALGRQIANYPKALGMSAAVMLLIALLPGIPMLPFLVLAGGAAFLARRIARLPKAADPEAAAAPGAAAAPEEETVSDLLRLDDLKLEMGYALIALVNGPGGQDRLTEQIKALRRQLAAELGFVMPSVRILDNVQLDANTYIIRVKEIEAGTGQIFPGQYMAMDPMGGQVQLPGQHLLEPTFGLPATWIDASLRDQAQLRGYTVVDAATVVSTHLTEVIKAHVAELLNHVEVQKLLKELPKEHGELLREIVPSQIATTGIQRVLQYLLAERVSIRDLGTIVEGIAEVAGHVKNPRDIVEHVRARLGRQICAQYQGPGGVLPIITLSPAWESAFLESIIGQGDERHLAMQPSRLSDFVTTVRDRFEEAARMGEMPVLVTSVQARPFVRSIIERFRRETPVMSQAEIHPRARLKTVGSV from the coding sequence ATGAGCGAGGCGAAGGCGACGGGGCTCGAGGCGATGCGCGCCTTCGCTGTGCCGACGCGAGCGGATCTCGTCGGCCTGACCAAGCGCAGCGACCTCGTGCTCGCCGTCGCGGTGATGGGCATCCTCGTGGTGCTGATCTTCCCGCTGCCGGCGCTCCTGCTCGATCTCCTGCTCGCGGTCTCGATCATCCTGTCCGTGCTGATCCTGATGACGGGCCTGTTCATCGAGAACCCGCTCGAATTCACGGTCTTCCCGACCGTGCTGCTCATCGCCACGATGCTGCGGCTGGCGCTGAACCTCGCCTCGACGCGCCTGATCCTCGGCCACGGCCACGAGGGCACGGCGGCAGCGGGCCAGGTCATCGAGGCCTTCGGCCATTTCGTGATGGGCGGCAACTTCCTGATCGGGATCATCGTGTTCGCGATCCTGATCATCGTGAACTTCGTGGTGATCACGAAGGGCTCGGGGCGGATCGCCGAGGTCGCGGCGCGCTTCAGCCTCGACGCGATGCCCGGCAAGCAGATGGCCATCGACGCGGATCTTTCGGCCGGGCTCATCGACGAGAAGACCGCGCGGGCGCGCCGTCAGGCGCTGGAGGAGGAGAGCGCCTTCTTCGGGGCGATGGACGGCGCCTCGAAATTCGTGCGCGGCGACGCTGTGGCGGCGCTCCTCATCACGGCCATCAACGTGGTGGGCGGCATCATCATCGGCACGATGCAGCAGGGGATGGGCTTCTCCGCCGCCGCGAAGACCTACACGCTCCTCACGGTCGGCGACGGCTTGGTGAGCCAGGTGCCGGCCCTCATCGTCTCGACGGCAGCGGGCCTGCTCGTCTCGAAGGCGGGCGTGCGCGGGGCCGCCGACCGGGCGCTCGGGCGCCAGATCGCCAACTACCCGAAGGCGCTCGGCATGTCGGCGGCGGTGATGCTGCTGATTGCGCTCCTGCCCGGCATCCCGATGCTGCCCTTCCTGGTCCTCGCGGGCGGCGCGGCCTTCCTCGCGCGGCGCATCGCAAGGCTGCCGAAGGCGGCCGATCCGGAGGCGGCCGCAGCGCCGGGCGCGGCCGCGGCTCCTGAGGAGGAGACCGTCTCGGACCTGCTGCGGCTCGACGACCTCAAGCTGGAGATGGGCTACGCGCTTATCGCCCTCGTCAACGGCCCGGGCGGCCAGGACCGGCTGACCGAGCAGATCAAGGCCCTGCGGCGGCAGCTCGCGGCGGAGCTCGGCTTCGTGATGCCCTCGGTGCGCATCCTCGACAACGTCCAGCTCGACGCCAACACCTACATCATCCGCGTCAAGGAGATCGAAGCGGGCACCGGCCAGATCTTCCCCGGTCAGTACATGGCCATGGACCCGATGGGCGGGCAGGTGCAGCTCCCCGGCCAGCACCTGCTGGAGCCGACCTTCGGGCTGCCCGCGACCTGGATCGACGCCTCCCTGCGGGATCAGGCGCAGCTGCGCGGCTACACGGTGGTGGATGCGGCGACCGTCGTCTCGACCCATCTCACCGAGGTGATCAAGGCGCATGTCGCCGAGCTCCTCAACCACGTCGAGGTGCAGAAGCTCCTCAAGGAGCTGCCCAAGGAGCACGGCGAGCTCCTCCGGGAGATCGTGCCGAGCCAGATCGCCACGACGGGCATCCAGCGGGTGCTGCAATACCTTCTCGCCGAGCGCGTCTCGATCCGCGACCTCGGGACGATCGTCGAGGGCATCGCGGAGGTGGCCGGCCACGTGAAGAACCCGCGCGACATCGTGGAGCATGTCCGCGCCCGGCTCGGCCGCCAGATCTGCGCCCAGTACCAGGGCCCGGGCGGGGTGCTGCCGATCATCACCCTCTCGCCCGCCTGGGAGAGCGCCTTCCTCGAATCGATCATCGGCCAGGGGGACGAGCGCCACCTCGCCATGCAGCCCTCCCGGCTCTCGGACTTCGTCACCACGGTCCGCGACCGCTTTGAGGAGGCCGCCCGCATGGGCGAGATGCCGGTTCTCGTCACCTCGGTCCAGGCCCGGCCCTTCGTGCGCTCGATCATCGAGCGCTTCCGGCGCGAGACGCCGGTGATGA